Proteins found in one Miscanthus floridulus cultivar M001 chromosome 4, ASM1932011v1, whole genome shotgun sequence genomic segment:
- the LOC136551862 gene encoding subtilisin-like protease SBT1.8 produces the protein MLPMQQPLVLLLLLFIGSAKYAVASGTDAGAATYIVYLNPALKPSPYATNLHWHHAHLDSLSLDPARHLLYSYTTAAPSAFAARLLPSHVAALRSHPAVASVHEDVLLPLHTTRSPSFLHLPQYNAPEADGGGGPDVIIGVLDTGVWPESPSFGDAGLGPVPARWRGSCETNATDFPSSMCNRKLIGARAFFRGYSSGAGGNGSRVIADLRSPRDHDGHGTHTASTAAGAVVANASLLGYASGTARGMAPGARVAAYKVCWRQGCFSSDILAGMEKAIDDGVDVLSLSLGGGAFPLSRDPIAVGALAATRRGIVVSCSAGNSGPSPSSLVNTAPWIITVGAGTLDRNFPAYAELGNGETLAGMSIYSGDGFGDDKIPLVYNKGIRAGSNSSKLCMEGTLDAAEVKGKVVLCDRGGNSRVEKGQIVKQAGGVGMVLANTAQSGEEVVADSHLLPAVAIGAKSGDAIRRYVESDANPEVALTFAGTVLDVRPAPVVAAFSSRGPNRVVPQLLKPDVIGPGVNILAGWTASVGPTGLVADERRSAFNILSGTSMSCPHISGLAAFVKAAHPDWSPSAVKSALMTTAYTVDNTDSPLLDAATNATATPWAFGAGHVDPVSALSPGLVYDSSVDDYVAFLCTVGVAPRQIQAITAAGPNVTCTRKLSSPGDLNYPSFSVVFGRRSSRSTVKYRRELTNVGNAGDTYTVKVTGPSDISVSVKPARLQFRRAGDKLRYTVTFRSANARGPMDPAAFGWLTWSSDEHDVRSPISYTWVM, from the exons ATGCTCCCCATGCAGCAACCGctcgtgctcctcctcctcctattcaTCGGCTCCGCCAAGTATGCCGTCGCCTCCGGCACCGATGCCGGTGCGGCTACCTACATTGTCTATCTGAACCCCGCGCTCAAGCCGTCCCCCTACGCCACGAACCTCCACTGGCACCACGCGCACCTGGACTCCCTCTCCCTGGACCCCGCGCGCCACCTCCTCTACTCGTACACCACCGCCGCGCCGTCCGCGTTCGCCGCCCGCCTCCTCCCGTCCCACGTCGCGGCGCTCCGCAGCCACCCTGCCGTCGCGTCAGTGCATGAGGACGTGCTCCTACCGCTCCACACCACGCGCTCCCCTTCGTTCCTCCACCTCCCGCAGTACAACGCGCCTGAGGCGGACGGCGGTGGGGGCCCGGACGTCATCATCGGAGTGCTCGACACCGGCGTGTGGCCCGAGAGCCCCAGCTTCGGAGATGCCGGTCTGGGCCCCGTGCCTGCACGGTGGCGCGGGAGCTGCGAGACCAATGCCACCGACTTCCCGTCGTCGATGTGCAACCGCAAGCTCATCGGCGCCCGTGCCTTTTTCCGCGGCTACTCGTCGGGGGCCGGCGGCAATGGTTCTCGAGTCATCGCCGACCTCAGGTCGCCGAGGGACCACGACGGGCACGGCACGCACACCGCAAGTACCGCAGCCGGGGCCGTAGTGGCGAACGCAAGCCTCCTCGGGTACGCGTCGGGCACGGCGCGGGGCATGGCCCCCGGGGCGCGCGTCGCGGCATACAAGGTGTGCTGGAGGCAAGGCTGCTTCAGCTCCGACATTCTGGCGGGCATGGAGAAGGCCATCGACGACGGCGTCGAcgtgctctcgctgtctctgggCGGCGGCGCGTTCCCGCTCTCGCGCGATCCCATCGCGGTCGGCGCGCTCGCGGCCACCCGCCGCGGCATCGTCGTCTCGTGCTCCGCTGGGAACAGCGGGCCGTCGCCGTCGTCTCTGGTGAACACCGCCCCGTGGATAATCACGGTCGGCGCCGGAACGCTCGACCGGAACTTTCCGGCTTACGCCGAGCTCGGCAACGGCGAGACCCTCGCGGGCATGTCCATCTACTCCGGCGACGGGTTTGGTGACGACAAGATCCCTCTAGTGTACAATAAGGGCATTCGTGCCGGCAGCAACTCGAGCAAGCTCTGCATGGAGGGCACGCTGGACGCCGCGGAGGTGAAGGGCAAGGTGGTCCTGTGCGACCGGGGCGGCAACTCGAGGGTGGAGAAGGGACAGATAGTGAAGCAGGCCGGTGGCGTGGGAATGGTGCTCGCGAACACCGCCCAGAGCGGCGAGGAGGTCGTGGCGGACAGCCACCTCCTCCCGGCGGTGGCCATCGGCGCTAAGAGCGGGGACGCCATAAGGAGGTACGTGGAGTCAGACGCCAACCCGGAGGTGGCGTTAACCTTTGCCGGCACCGTGCTCGACGTGCGGCCGGCGCCGGTAGTAGCCGCGTTCAGCTCCCGTGGACCGAACAGGGTTGTGCCGCAGCTGCTCAAGCCGGACGTGATCGGTCCGGGCGTGAACATCCTTGCCGGGTGGACGGCGTCCGTCGGCCCGACCGGGCTAGTCGCCGACGAGCGGCGGTCAGCGTTTAACATCTTGTCAG GGACATCCATGTCGTGCCCGCACATCAGCGGCCTGGCGGCGTTCGTGAAGGCGGCGCACCCGGACTGGAGCCCCAGCGCCGTTAAGTCCGCGCTCATGACGACTGCCTACACCGTGGACAACACCGACTCGCCCCTCCTCGACGCCGCGACCAACGCCACGGCCACGCCGTGGGCCTTCGGCGCGGGCCATGTGGACCCCGTCAGCGCTCTCTCCCCGGGACTCGTCTACGACTCCTCCGTCGACGACTACGTCGCCTTCCTCTGCACCGTCGGCGTCGCGCCGCGGCAGATCCAGGCCATCACGGCGGCGGGGCCGAACGTGACCTGCACGCGGAAGCTGTCCAGCCCAGGGGATCTCAACTACCCGTCCTTCTCCGTCGTGTTCGGCCGGAGGTCGTCGCGCAGCACCGTGAAGTACCGCCGCGAGTTGACCAACGTTGGCAATGCCGGGGACACGTACACTGTCAAGGTCACCGGCCCCAGCGACATCAGTGTGAGCGTCAAGCCGGCAAGGCTCCAGTTTAGGCGGGCAGGAGACAAGCTCAGGTACACCGTCACGTTCAGGTCCGCGAACGCCAGGGGACCCATGGACCCCGCGGCCTTCGGGTGGCTGACGTGGAGCAGCGATGAGCACGACGTGCGGAGCCCGATATCATATACTTGGGTGATGTAG